The Streptococcus viridans genome includes a window with the following:
- a CDS encoding IreB family regulatory phosphoprotein, with translation MGFTDETVRFNLDDSNRKEISDTLKDVYLSLDEKGYNPINQIVGYVLSGDPAYVPRYNNARNQIRKYERDEIVEELVRYYLKGQGIDL, from the coding sequence GTGGGATTTACAGACGAAACAGTACGTTTTAATCTTGACGATTCAAACCGTAAAGAAATTAGTGATACATTAAAGGATGTCTACTTATCTTTGGATGAGAAGGGCTACAATCCAATCAATCAAATCGTTGGTTATGTACTCAGTGGTGATCCTGCTTATGTACCTCGTTATAACAACGCTCGCAACCAAATTCGTAAGTACGAACGAGATGAAATTGTTGAAGAATTGGTTCGTTACTACTTGAAAGGGCAAGGGATCGATCTCTAA
- a CDS encoding SP0191 family lipoprotein — MKKFLLLVVAGLLVLVGCGNSQSKGGNSLSKDSVITRTFKIDRDVDEVDVVGKQEITVTVSYQGKKYKKVSIKLATHVSDEFKAEIKKMIDAEDDKEGAKQALIEGYEGEGGIDELRDYDGITVTSDWTGEAMVSEIEIDPDKVDFDDIKNSEDLGEICKMIKTYSPTLFIKNMEKNGFKEVK; from the coding sequence ATGAAAAAATTTCTATTACTGGTCGTTGCTGGATTGCTTGTCTTGGTAGGTTGTGGGAATTCTCAATCAAAAGGGGGCAACTCCCTATCGAAAGATAGCGTCATCACTCGGACCTTTAAGATTGACAGAGATGTTGATGAGGTTGACGTGGTAGGTAAACAGGAAATCACAGTGACCGTATCCTACCAAGGAAAGAAATACAAAAAAGTTTCCATCAAACTAGCGACTCATGTGTCGGATGAATTCAAAGCTGAAATCAAGAAGATGATTGATGCTGAGGATGATAAAGAAGGTGCCAAGCAAGCCTTGATCGAAGGTTACGAAGGTGAAGGTGGCATTGATGAATTGAGAGACTACGATGGAATCACCGTGACATCAGATTGGACAGGTGAAGCAATGGTCTCTGAGATTGAGATTGACCCTGATAAAGTAGACTTCGATGACATTAAAAACAGCGAAGACTTGGGAGAAATTTGCAAAATGATCAAGACCTATTCTCCAACGCTCTTCATCAAAAACATGGAAAAGAATGGCTTTAAAGAAGTAAAATAA
- a CDS encoding SP0191 family lipoprotein, with protein MKKKLICLGVLLLTLTACGQKKQGKTDSSSVQKSNSAKIESFNKENRNLLEKAEEQQVFTKHFVLPTDEKGIRQEQTITYQGEQLQKLVMTNTTPASDELKKAIQEVGLEEAQRLMVESMDKDEQLQQARTLPGFTIELTVPNENEYQTVITYDFTQLDTKKAVELEYFKSANIADLLKLTPTEYMNNLLRNGAKEE; from the coding sequence ATGAAAAAGAAGCTTATTTGTCTCGGAGTCTTGCTCCTGACGCTGACAGCTTGTGGACAGAAGAAACAAGGGAAAACCGACTCTTCCAGTGTTCAAAAATCCAACAGTGCTAAAATTGAATCATTCAATAAAGAAAATCGAAATCTGTTAGAGAAGGCAGAAGAGCAGCAAGTCTTTACCAAACACTTTGTTCTTCCAACAGATGAGAAAGGTATTCGCCAAGAGCAGACCATCACCTATCAAGGGGAACAATTACAAAAATTGGTCATGACCAATACCACTCCTGCTAGTGATGAATTGAAAAAAGCCATTCAAGAGGTCGGCCTCGAAGAAGCCCAACGATTGATGGTGGAGTCGATGGACAAGGATGAACAACTCCAACAGGCACGGACTCTTCCAGGCTTTACCATTGAACTGACCGTACCAAATGAAAATGAATACCAAACGGTCATCACCTATGACTTCACTCAGTTGGATACTAAAAAAGCGGTTGAGTTAGAGTACTTCAAATCGGCTAATATTGCAGATTTGTTGAAGTTGACACCAACAGAGTATATGAATAATCTACTCCGTAATGGAGCAAAAGAAGAATAA
- the spx gene encoding transcriptional regulator Spx → MIKIYTVSSCTSCKKAKTWLNAHQLIYKEQNLGKEGITKEELLDILTKTENGIASIVSSKNRYAKNLGVDIEDLSMNEVIDIILETPRILKSPILVDNKRLQVGYKEDDIRAFLPRSVRNVENAEARLRAAL, encoded by the coding sequence ATGATTAAAATTTACACAGTTTCAAGTTGCACGAGTTGTAAAAAAGCCAAAACTTGGCTAAATGCTCATCAGTTGATCTATAAAGAACAAAACCTTGGTAAAGAAGGGATTACAAAAGAAGAATTACTCGATATTTTGACCAAAACAGAAAATGGCATTGCAAGTATCGTTTCTTCAAAAAACCGATACGCTAAGAATCTAGGTGTCGATATTGAAGACCTCAGCATGAATGAAGTCATCGATATCATCTTAGAAACACCACGAATCTTGAAAAGTCCTATCCTAGTGGATAACAAGCGACTTCAAGTTGGTTATAAGGAAGATGATATTCGGGCCTTTTTACCACGTTCTGTACGAAATGTTGAAAATGCGGAGGCTCGCTTAAGAGCAGCCCTATAA